The nucleotide window TGTAAAACGCCGCCTTGTAATCCATTCAACTGTCTCATGTTTAAATCTTAAATCGTACCAGAAAGAACCAGAGTTCCGAGAAAATCCTCCCCAAAGTCTAAAGTTTTGATCGAAATTCTCAATCTGACTATAATCATAAACTCACGCACAAAATGTGTAGTGTAAAGCTCGTCCGTGCAGTTGCCTCCGCTTTACTATGAGAGTGTgcaagtctctctctctctctccctccctctttttttctctctctctctttctctctctctctctccctctccctcagtgtttgtttgtgtctGGTTCAGTCATTGAATCCCGGCCAAGAATGTGACTGACTCCCCGGGCTGGCTGTTCCATGAGGAGTCCTCCCTCCCCCCGCAGCCCTAGCAGCTGCAAAAGCGGGAACACAAAACTACACGTAGAAGATCCATTGCAGCGGATGGAGGAGGGGTGGAGTTTACTTACAAGGGTTATAGTACATTTTATTAACAAACTTTAAAGGTCATAAACATTACATAAATATCAGAAACAGACGTTCAGGCTACATTtgaatatgaaaatattaattGAGTTTAAGGAActaatgtacactgtaaacatttttaaagtaacctggttgccttcaaattaagttaatatatattaatatatatattggtttaatcaacagaaactcaaaattttaaagaaactattataaattaaaaaaaatttaggCTATAGGGTATAgcctaatatgctgatttggtgcacaaagttattttcttattatcagtgttgaaaacactgaGCACTTGTGctgcatttttgttgttgttgctgaaactgtattttttttaggattctttgattaacagAAAACTCTAAAgaaatattgattttaaaatatagcctatattttttGTTACATTATAAATGCATTACTGTGTCCTTGCTtaataaatataggctattcattttattcaacaacaacaacaacaaatctcACTGACTACTAAATGTTTCAGACAAAATGAACACTTTCATTAGCGGTggctttaaacatttttatactgtgatttggattgtttttctcATTGGTCAGTATAGCCTGAAATATTTCTGATGGATCATGTGCTACTGAAGACTATAATGATGCTGAAAGtatgctttgccatcacaggaataaattacctttttattattatatattatcctGGACTACACAACCAGGGTGAGATTTATACaccatctgaaagctgaataaataatccTGAATAAAATTGATGTTAGGATATGACAgtatttggccgagatacaactaCTTGAAAATATGGAATCCGAGGGTTAGGgtaaacaaaaagcaaaaaaagttgaaatgttgaaaagaaagtcacctttaaagttgttcaaatgaagtccttagcaacacatagtactactaataatacattattgatatatttacaatagGAAAttcacaaaatatcttcatgttaCATGATCTTCACTTAATAGCataatgagttttggcataaaagacacatttttcaaaataatttagaCCCATATAAGGTATTGTTgtctattgccacaaatatactcAATGCGACTTgtgttttgtggtccagggtcacatactTTTAGTTATAACTGCTAAATTGTTGTCTTAATGAAAATAGACGTATCATAAATATTCAATTACTAGTTTACAATATATATAAGCATGTCACATCACAATCATGCTGTAgtaatgaacatttttggacAAAATGCAAGTTATGACTCAACAATAAACagtccttttttcttttttcaaaatgtcATTATGACCAATGCTCTAAAATGTAAGCACAGTTTAGTAAAGGCATAACTCATACGGCTTTGTTTAGATTGGGTGACACTGTAACAGCCTAATTTGTTTTTCATGGAACATAGAAAATCACAAGCATTTGTCTAATGGTTATACTTTTGGCATATATGTCTGAAGTGGGATTGCTTGAAGTGCAACAATATCATGAATGTTTGATTTGGCTTAAAATACCTGTCATAACAGTCCCCTCAGTTTCACTTCACACATAGGGTGATATCTGAAATGAAAGAAATAGGTGAGAGTAGGTTGGGAATATAATTTTGACAATAAATGtaaagggaaaaaaatcattacaaataataacaaaaataaataaataacaaaaaccaaAATTAATGGTGTGAGTTGGCAGTGACACTActaccttttaaaaaaaatagcatattgtgataaaagttcattattttccataatgtaatgataaaaattaaactttcatatattttagattcattgcacaccaactgaaatatttcagatcttttattgttttaatactgatgattttggcactacagctcatgaaaacccagaattcctatctcaaacaaatagcatatcatgaaaaggttctctaaacgagctattaacctaatcatctgaatcaactaattaactctaaacacctgcaaaagattcctgaggcttttaaaaactcccagcctggttcattactcaaaaccgcaatcatgggtaagactgccgacccgaccctgtccagaaggccatcattgaaaCCCTCAaccgagagggtaagacacagaaagacatttctgaacgaataggctgttcccagagtgctctATCAaagcacctcagtgggaagtctgtgggaaggaaaaagtgtggcaataAACGccgcacaacgagaagaggtgaccggaccctgaggaagattgtggagaaggaccgattccagaccttgggggacctgtggaagcagtggactgagtctggagtagaaacatccagagccaccgtgcacaggaaatgggctacagttGCCGCAtaccccaggtcaagacacttttgaaccagaaactgCGGCAGAAGCGCCTGACTTGGTCTatagagaagcagcactggactgttgctcaaattttgcatgtcattcggaaatctaGGTGCCAGTCTGGAgtaagactggggagaaggaaatgccaaaatgcctgaagtccagtgtcaagtacccacagtcagtgatggtctggggtgccatgtcagctgctggtgttggtccactgtgttttatcaagggcagggtcaatgcagctagctatcaggagattttggagcacttcatgcttccagctgctgaaaagctttatggagatgaagatttcgtttttcagcaagacccaacactctggatgagcttaaggccgctatcgaagcatcctgggcctccacaacacctcagcagtgccacaggctgatcgcctccatgccacgccgcattgaagcagtcatttctgcaaaaggattcctgaacaagtattgagtgcataactgaacataatttgtttgaaagttgactttttttgaattaaaaacacttttcttttattggtcggataaaatatgctttttttttttgagataggaattttgggttttcatgagctgtatgtcaaaatcatcagtattaaaacaataaaagacctgaaatatttcagttggtgtgcaaggaatctaaaatatatgaaagtttaatttttatcattacattatgaactTTATcccaatatgctaattttttaacAGGACCTgtacaattacattttaatatcacAAAGTCAAATGCAAAGCATCATATTGAAATGCCTAAATGATTATACGGTGAGTCAAACAGCTGTTAAAAGTTGGAAAAGTGCAATCAAATTTGTCATCATTGACAGCAATTCAAGGTTTTGTACGATTCTCAGCCACTAGGGGGCACTACAAATCAGCATAAATTGTTTCAATTTAGGGGGAAATAAAGATaaacaaaaacacagattaaaacattttattaattcccctaagaaataaataaaatacagagattttctgctttaaaacaataattACATGCATGACCCATAATCTTATTCCTTTTGTAGCAAATAGTAGCATCCATTTTCCAAGATTCTACACCCCTATCAAATAATTAAACTGAACAACaaactaaaatgtaaataaaaacaaaagtaatAAGTGTGTTATGTTTGTTAGTCAAATGTGTTATAATATCCAATcaaaatatgtatataaaaatgttttaaaaaagtttcCTAAAAGATGCAGTCTGTGAAAGCAATATAGCTCACATACACAAGGACACCAAGAACATTTTTATGATTAATGTGCAGGATGACAGCTTGTTTGTCCAGTCAAACAGCACTTGTCCAATCTTTAGAATTCACATTTGCACTTCAGTAATTCAGTGTTGAGTCCCCCAAgttgcatttttgttttttatcaaGACCTTCCTTTTTATAGCATTCTTAGAATTTCATTTGAATGCAGAATTTGTTCTAAAATAAGATGGTTATGGTTTTGATAATATTCTCAATTCCATTCAAATTCAAAAGGTCTAAATTGTGCACTTGTAAAATACAGTATAAGCAATACATTTAGATAAAAAGAGGCAAAGTTAATTGCAGAACAGAACGTGAcacatttttaatgaaaacaTACTGAaaaatttattatattattaattgtattaatagGAGTGTTACTGAATAAATTAGTTAAGCAAAGTAGTTGGAATTAAATCTATTTCAACTAATTTTGCATCCCTTAAAAATTGGCCACAATAGCACAATGGATTCAATGTGTCATATATTcagatataaaaaattaaaataaaacgcAAACATCAGATTTAGgataacaatataaaaaaacacaaacaaacatggCAACCGTTTGATGGGATTCTAAGGTTGTAAGTTATTCCTTAACAATATTTAgttctgtttttgttgttgtagtttCTTTGGAAGTAAACAGTGAATCTCTCTCAAGAAACACGATGTGGGATTCTTCATACAGttttaaaacaacaataaattaCTGTAATATCCTTATTAGAATATTAAAAgttctgtcaaataaaaaacacattcatGTAGGCTTTAGTGTTTTGTGCAAGAAGAATTGACAACGCACACGAGTGTATCCTATTTCATAAACTGGCAGATTTTGTGATATATTAATAGCTCTCACTGAAACTTTCTGCTTCTGCACAGATGAGTCAACGTTTTCCAAAGCAACCCACAGGTGCAAACACATGACAAAAATCCAGTGATTGAATGATTACACTGCTTCTGTAGGTAGTTGAGGGGGCTTGTCCTCATACTGCGGCGGTGGGGTCAGCGGTTCAATAGCCACCACCCTAGCCTGTCCAGGGTTTTGGATATTCAAACGAATATCCTTCATGTGGAGCTTCTCGGACTTGATCCTGCGCACTCGGAGAGGTCTGAGGATACGGCTGGCCCTGCTGCTGCTGCGGGCGGGCGCCGCAGGCTGGGGTGCGGGGCCAGGAGCTGGCTGAGGGGCCTCTTGGCCGTTACCTGCTTTCGGTTGCTGGCCTTCATTTTCAACAGCACCAATCAGATCTTCGTACGAGGGCAGCTGGTAACTCTGTCGCAAGTTACTCTGTCGAACAGGGTACTGTCCGCTGGTGACCGCCTCCTCATAGGTGGGGACGTCAAAGCTGGGGGCTGGTTCATCAGTTGATCTAATATTTACATAGAGATATCATGACATGAGTTGTATGCAGGTAAACATAGTCAACATGATTCACCTTGATGGATTTGAACAAAGGGAACTAGGGATGTACAATAAATAGCTAAACATAATTACAGATTTAAAAAAGAACAATAAAACATCTTTATTATcttacgcacacacacacacacacacacacacacacacacacacacacacacacacacacacacacacacacacacacacacacacacacacacacacacacacacacacacacacacacacacacaaatgatgaAGTGATTTTGGTTGATCCAAAATGAGCGGGTGTTTGTGGTCGCCCGCGGTTACGtgtcatccaaaaatatttttaatgatattcagGTCGCGATCAGTCAggtcgtttgaaataaagatgccaATTAAACCGTTGTAATTTTTATAGTAAAAAAAGTATAGCTCAGTAATGTCAGCTTTATGTATTTTCTGAGAGGGGGACAGGACTTTTGTTGGGAAAGTCAGGGGAGAGACGCACACTTTGATTAGACTGGATAAACACATGGAGCATAATTGTTAAGAAAATGAATAAATTGACAGTATGATGAGcatttactacttttaaaaaatgcggGTCAGGAAGCGGGTCGGgtacaatattttcttttttttgcgtTCCGAGTTGCAGGCGGGTTAGTTGAAAACGTTGGTCGGGTGCGGGTTGCTTGAAATGTTtgttcagcagccattactccagtttttagtgtcacatgatgtcaagaaacatttctcattattATCAACGTTTTGCTGCAAAATATTTGGGTGAAAACtgcgatacattttttttttaggattctctgataaataaaaagtatagaAACAACAGCATTTATTGGAAAGAGACTTTTTGAGACCCCAAACTTATGAATGATAGAGTATCAggcaatattatattaaatggcTCATGCTTATTTAGTCTATTTATACAACCCctaaagttgggacagtatggaatgtgcaaataaaataaaaaagaagtgatttctaaaattactttgacttgtatttcattgcagacaatatgaacacaaaatatttcatgttttgtctggtcaacttcatgtcatttgtaaatatgcatcctttcctgtcattcagacctgcaacacatttcaaaaaaagttgggacagtaaagcatttaccattttgtaatgttgccattccttttcacaacacttaaaagacgtttagggactgaagacaccaagtgatgaagtgtttcaggtgtaattttgtcccattcttcctgcaaacaagcgcttcaaaatgcgccacacattctctattggagacaggtcgggactgcaggcaggccagtcaagtacccgtaccctcttcctccgcagccaggactttgtaatgtgtgcagaatgtggttttgcattgtcttgttgaaatatgcatggacgtccctggaaaagatatcttcttgaaggcagcatattctgctccaaaatctctatgtacttttcagcaataatggtgccttcacagaagtgcaagttacctttgccaagggcactgacgccggcttcacactgcacgcgtaagcagggcgtagGCAGCGCTGAAGCAGCGCGTGTGTAAAGCAGTAGCAGCGCGCGCACTTTTTCCTTTCACACAGGCAGCGTTTGTCGCGCGCAGTTGTGTACAGAGTACTCTCTTTAATGGATaagtttgcatttctctttaatgtatttgaaatggaaataaagcaaagatttatcatgaagctaattttatttttaaaaaatcgtttcacttgtttctgatgtctttttatttagtttaatgcgagtttttgatagaagaaaggccatcgcactatatgtccatgaaaagcacactgctaaaaagagaaacttcaggaaattgtcttgaaatattggataggcatcaaatttacatgcattacccatcataaacctctgaaagataattcataaattactgtaataactaagaggaaacttcttaatgatatattgtaggctaaatgagcaaattatctaaaaacgtttttttaaaaatgacaaaataacgcacatcatagtctatctacatgtctatcctgtatgtgtgctatattaatgtgtgtatattctatttacctatccatatttagttgttcgttcgtgagacaacgaaagattgtcaaaaacactttaaaatgacttcCCATCAACACCAAGAGCCGCTCACGCTCACCAACTTCCTCCCATGCTTTCATTCACTTGCAAGTCTTTATAAAGCAAATTGTGTGGATCATAGAGAACTgtgtgcttctcaacctccacgatGAGAGTGTCGTCCATTGCTGTCTGTCCATGCGCACTCTGAAGAACACTGCCTGGGACACCACGTGCTTTTGTTTATCGTTTCTGTTTTTATGCCAGCgtatagttataatatatacataatttaattcatatttaattaaagctaaactggcatacattatttaaaattagttttgtagttcaggcaaaaacttatggcagtgacttcggtttttgtgtagaactttctttctttttccacAGCACCGGATGTCATATGGTGACTGAGAAACACACGGAAcacttcactaaattatttcatggttaaatgtgttatttttcatgttaaccaggttaattttgatcagaacaatatagcgtggctttaattcatcgtgagcagcgcgtcaaaaatagacctggcgccgaaacgatcgcggcactgccgcttctgctctgctcctgctacgcgccgctgcgctgcctctgctgccggtgtgaatgcactcatctgttaacatgagcgccgaaaaaaatacgcgctgcttacgcgctgcttacgccctgcttacgcgtgcagtgtgaagccggcgtgacacaaccccataccatgacagaccctggcttttggacttgttgctggtaacagtctggatgatccttttcttctttggtccggagcacacggcgtccattcctcccaaaaaatacctgaaatactgattcatctgaccatagtacacatttccactttgtgatggtccatcccagatgcctccgagcccagagaagtcgacagcacttctggacactgttaacataaggcttccttttggcacagtacagttttaactggcatttgtggatgtaactacgtattgtggtacttgacaaaggtttgccaaagttgtcctgagcccatgtggtgatatcgcttatgGATGAATGatgattcttgatgcagtgccgcctgagggatcggagatcacggttgttcagcttaggcttgcggccttgtcctttacgcactgaaattcctccagattccttgaatcttgtaattatgttatgcactgttgaatgtgaaatatccaaatctcttcctatctttctttgagg belongs to Pseudorasbora parva isolate DD20220531a chromosome 22, ASM2467924v1, whole genome shotgun sequence and includes:
- the tmem51b gene encoding transmembrane protein 51b, giving the protein MCAHGQPLCSGSRRSPTSREGSSSGSQYALCALGVGLVALGVVMIVWSIVPSAVTPSQNSTSTNNGASGDVGKTSSVAYVLVGAGAVMLLLSICLGFRNRKRMRDRETAGARGAGYVDHVPRDQDESTDEPAPSFDVPTYEEAVTSGQYPVRQSNLRQSYQLPSYEDLIGAVENEGQQPKAGNGQEAPQPAPGPAPQPAAPARSSSRASRILRPLRVRRIKSEKLHMKDIRLNIQNPGQARVVAIEPLTPPPQYEDKPPQLPTEAV